GTTTTAATTCTTGCAGAACATATATTTTAAGGATACACAGTTTTTAAGAAGCCAAGATTATATCAAAACTTATTATAGAACCACAGAATAAACTGGTTTGGAACcagaaaagtacaaaaaagaaCAGCTAGAGGTACATAGACACAGGACAattaataatttggaaaaaaaaaaaagacttactttCTCCATTCTGCTAATTTTCTCCCAATCTCCTTAAATGCacttttagcaatatttttcaaaaatttaccaaaaaaagaaaaagactaatttCCTTTTTATACAAAAATGATAAGTAGCAAGTTGTTCTGACCGAcacaggagttttttttttaatgcattctgtAAAAGTTCAtttgacagtcttttttttttttgaaattcacaGTCCATTAAAttcttcccctctcttcttttAGCAAACTTGTAACATCCTTTTATATCCTTTCTTAACAGAAGGAATTTAAGCAAACAAACCAGtcttttgcctttgctttctctctgtttcactcccccttattttgatttattatttattgaattgcCATATACGGCCAGTTAAAACTGCTGCCGGACAGTAACATATCCCGGATGAGGGTTTCGATGGGGGTTTTACCTACCAAACGGACGAAAAACAATTGCTCTATGACTGAGGAGGAGACCGTGCGGAGGGAAGGGAGGCGAAGTAAAAGCTTTCCGAATCGTGTTGGTTGGTTGGGGTACTGGCTCCTAACGTATTCTTCCAAAGCACACTGGGACTTTTCCTGCAAGCTTTCCACATGGGCTACATCAGAGAGACCACAGGCATCtggaagaaagtttaaaaaaaaaaaaaaaaaaaaaaaaagaagaggaagaagaagaaggaggagaagaagaagaattcaGTCATCAGATTAAGAGGTTTGAAATGGGTCACATGAGGTGTGTGTACAGTGCTCTGTCAAACTGCCCCAACCGGAGTGGGAGCAAATGCCTCTGTACTGAAAACTTGGGCGgagggggggtgctggggggggggtggggaggaggaggagagcacgAGATGATCCTGGGCTATTTGCTTTAAAGTCAAACACAGCTCAGTGCACTGCAAGGCTTTCACTGTCCCAGTCCTCAGGCGTGGTCATCACTGGGAGGCCCAAGCAAAGTGCATTGGGTGAATCTGGCTCAAGTCAGTAAACAGACAAACAGATGAAACCCAAACTGCcagtcctcctccccctcctcctctgtaaATAATAGTTTGGCTTATAATTatatagtggggggggggggagggagggcaaaaACCTGGCCCAGCCTCTAGTAATGGCGTCCACGACCCAGCCTCAGATTCTCCCCAAAGAGGGCGACTCATTTTTCTCCAGTCTTTGAAACTGATTTAAGTGGCCCTTTAAAACTGATCTTGTCAGTATAGGCTATTGAAGGGCAGCCATGCAAACTGTGATCTCTCTGTTCATTTGAGctgtttcttttcccctttttcttctctctccctttctcttctacccccctttatttatttatttttttaaaaacccaggtCCCTCCAAGAAGAAACCCCTCCCTGTTATCTTCAGGAAaacactttttctcttttgggtatgtgaaaatacaaaaaagaagtGCCTTTGAAATGAGAGGTTTCTCAGTGAAGGCGGTGCAGGTTGTGACCTGACCTTTTTGGGCTCCCCAGACAGGACTGGGGCTAACACATGCAGACTGTGAATCCTTAAAACAGATATTTGAAAACAGCCGCCACTACTTCCACCCCCAAGAACCAGAGCACACATGCAATTTCCTCATGTGTGTATCTAGGACTCCTCATGTAAAGAATGCATAGGTGTCTGTGGTCAGGAATTAAAAGATCTGTTTGCATAGGACTCCCTCCCTCTGCGCTGGTACACTGTGTGTCTCCCTACGAATCAGATAAGAGGGACCTTTATCTCTTTGTGAGGCGATTTGCATTCTCCACACAGGCCTCTACATTTTGCAAATAGTAATAAATTAAACTGTGACGACAGTATCAGGCATTTCTTTCCTTGAAAGACCAAGGGTAAGACTAAGAGCTAAcaatgatatggagaaattaaCAACACCCTCACCTTCTGGGATCATGGGCTGGGTTGTAGTAGGATTGTGGGATGAGGGGTGAGGGTGGCTATGGGGTAGGGGAATATCCTGTCTGTACATTTGCATCAGGCAAATGTTCTAGTTATGACAGTTCCCCTGAGAAAAATACTCCAGATCCAAGCCTCTCTCCATACAGCTTTTCCTTGCCAGACACTGCCCTTTAATTGATTACCTAAGGACTTTCAAAGGCAGAATTTGgggtggctctgtgtgtgtgtgtgtgggggggggagatgGTTTATGTGTGAAAAGCAGCAATGCATAACAGACAGTGGGTTAAGGACTCAGAACCTGCAATCGATTGAGCTAATGACTTGGGTCCCCAGATTTCCTTCACACAATAAGGAAGAGACTGTAGATCTTTTTGTCCGCCACAAGAACTACACAGCTCTCCCAGTGTCCTGATTACAAGCTGTTTTAAAAACTGCAGTTTCTAGGTTCCAAGCCCTGCCAACATCCGACTGATTGTGATTCTGGATTGGGAACCCCTCTTCCCTCTCAGCCATGACAAAGGGATCAGCTGACAACTCAGACCAAGAATGTGGAGGGGGTGATTTCCACCCACCTGGGATAGGCTGAACTCAGCCTGGAGGCAGCCAGAAGGCTCAGGTGTGGCCCAAAGTGGGAAGTCAGACACCTTCAAAAATCATTTGGCCTCAAGAGTTAATTAATATTAGATCTATTACTCACACAGGTTAAACTACATACAAACTAATTAGGTTTCATAATGCAGTCAATGATGGTTTTATATCTCTGGCAACATTCGTATCCAGCCCAAGTTGGCATACACTTTGGGTTGTTTGAAAATTGCCTTAAGTGTTTGCCTGGGCAGAAGCAGCAAGAGGCCAGAGTCTTCAACCCCTTGCAGACAGTCTGGCTAGCTAGGATGGCCTCTTTCTTCCCCTTGCCCCTTCCTGACTGCTCTTCCTGCTCTCCTGGCAGtttgtattgttttaataagaatatgattttgaaaattgCTGCCCTCAGGTTGGATTTGCCTGGAGCTCCAACTCCTACTGAGTTAGCAGACAAACTTTTCCCCTGCAGGGGCAAACTTTCCCCTGCAGAGATGATGCCAGGATGGTTCCAGTGCCCAGAGGCATCTCCTAGAGGCTCAGCCAgggtgacagggagagagagagagagagagagcaagccatgGGGTAGAGGAGATTGCACAGGCTCTGCTGGCCCAGAAGGCCTGGGCTAAGGGAGGGAGCAGGAACATGCATGCATCCCAGTCTGGCAGGCCCGAGAGGCTTCCCCATGGCCAATTTTGAGAGCCTGTGTGTCTGAAGCAGCCTTTCTGAAGTCCAGCCTTCCTCTCTTATCCCCAGGACAGGCGTGGTGAGGCCCAGCACCTATACACAAAGTTCCCACTCCAAGTTGCACTCAACAGTGCGGCCTTTCAAGGGGGAGGCTGGCCTCACTCTGGGGACTGCCAAGTTCTCTGGGCCCTAACCCTGAGCTAGGAGTCCTTGGGCATGACAGGACAGGGCTCCTTCCTACCTGAGGTGAACAGGACTATGGCCTTGAGACAGCTGTACTCGGCGGAGTCGACGTGCAGCGCTTTGAGCTTCTCCACTTGCTCTTGGAAGATCCGTATGTGGTCCATAAAGGCGACCACTCGGTCGGCGGACATGGGTGAGGCGTGTAGGCCTGCGGCGGCCAGGAGCGGGGCGACGTGGAGGGGCATGGAGCACTGTGCTGCATTCAGCACAAACAGCTCGCTCCAGGTGAGGCGAAGCAGGGCCACCTGGTCGGTGATCTGCAGGTCAGGGAAGAAGGGGATGTTCCGGGCCCACTCGACGGCGCTGAAGAGCATCCGCGCGGCCAGTTCGCAAATGTTCTCGATGCCCATGATGTTGTTGGGCTGCATACACTGGCTGCCGAAGCGCGACGTGGGATAGGGCTCGGCGCGCAGCAGCAGAGAAATATATCCCGACAGGTACGAGTGGCAGTTGAGAGGGTCCCCGTTGGTCAGCGCAAACTGCCCGTGGGTTGGCTGGGTGGGCGGCATCCTGCCCCTCTGCACCGCTGCGGGGAGGAAAGGAGACACCCCGCAGTTAACAACCAGCCTCGCTTTCCGGCTCCCCTGGCGGGGTCTGCCCCAGCCCGACCCCCCACCTGACCCGGGCCCCGTGGCGCTCCCGAACCGGCAGGCCTGCCCCTCTCTCAGCAGCGCGCCAGGGCCACAGACCTGGAAGTCGCCGGGAGCCCGGCAGCACTCCTCTCAAGCCGCCACCCAGGCAAGCCCTGGCGGCCAGAGCGGCACACTTGGCCTCCGAGGCCCGCTCGGGGCTGGGCCGCCGCGGACCCCGAACTGACCACTCTGCCTCGGGGTCCCGGGCCCTGCGCGCGGGATGGAGCGTTCTGGGGGGCATCTTTCTTCTTTACAGCTAAACAGCTGATATTTCTTATTGATTGGAGGAGAGGGAGCGGGAGGGGCGAGTCTGGGGGGAGGGTGAGACGCTTTTGCGAAAAGACACCAGGGTTCACCCCAGACGGCCTGCGGCACCCCGGAACGACTCCCACtcgagccccgcagccccggtcCCAACCCGGCGGgggacccccccccgcccccaccacggTGGGAGACCAGCGGAAAGCCGAGGTCTGGCGGCAGCCTAATCAGTGCGCTCGAAGAAAGAGAGACGGAGGGAGAGGGCGGAGAGAGAGGCCGGCCGAGGAGAGAGGAAGCCGGGGAGCAGGCGGGGAGCGGGCGGCCGGCGCCGGCGCAGCCAGGGTAGGGCCCGAGAGGGCCGGGGAAGGCTGGTGAGGCTCGGGCTCGGGCTGTTATCTGACGCTGGACCGGGAGAGTCGCTCTCGCAGAAACACAAAGAAAGCCCGGCGTTCGCTCGCCCTAGCCCGGAGCCCGCGCCCGGCGCCGAGCGCGCCATTGGCCGAGCACGGCTCGCGGCGCTCGGCGAATTTTATATCACAAAGACCCAACTCGCGCAGAGCGAAAGCAGCCGCCGAGGGCCCCTCGCCCACCCTTCCCTGCTCCCTATCGCGCTCTCCTCCTTtcaaaagtgaaaggaaaaaagaaaacagaggtattttttttttttaaagcagaatgtTAATCCATGGAGGGTCACATGAGCGCTGCCCGAGCAGCAGCGTTAATACGGCGAAGTGCATAAAATTGCCATTTGTAATTTGAACCTCCTGTACAAAAGTACAAtctcaggttgttttttttttttttttttgagagggtgggggctggggagaggggtggggaggagggacataTGTTGAACATGCAGGAAAaacaagggggagagagagagagaaatcgagaggaaaggcagagaagtAAACCAGGCTTTAAAACAACAGACAACACCCCATCCCCTCGCAGAAAGGCGAACTCGAATGAACTCGCAAtcaatgcaaagaaaatgaaacagccCGAAGAGAAAGTAGAGGAGGAAATCAGTCGGCCAAAGCATGCGGAATTGGGGGTCTGGGTTCCAGTGCAGAACTTGCTTCTAGTATAAAACCCCTTTCAGCTGCAATACGAAGAGAAGAGCTTGGGGCTTCTGCGTCCTTACCCAGAGCAGGCTAGCCAAACGTACCCAGGGCCCCGGGACCccaggcggggaggggggtgtagAAATGAGAGGCCGATACCTTCCCGTCTCATGCCCACTTTGAGGCACTTTTTGAGGCGGCAGTACTGGCACTGGTTGCGGTGGTGCTGGTCGATGGGACAGTTCCGGTTGGCGCGGCACGTGTAGCTCAGGTTCCTCCGCACGCTGCGCTTGAAGAAGCTCTTGCAGCCCTCGCACGTGAACTGGCCGTAGTGCTTGCCGCTCGACTTGTCCCCGCACACCACGCACTCgatgtgctgctgctgctgctgcttgtcGCCGCCCGGGCCGCCAGGGCCGCCCTGGCCACCGGCCGCCGTCTGGGCCGGCGTGCTGGCCGGGCCCCCTTGGCCCGGCGTCTGTGGCGTGTGCGGGGCGCCAGGCGGCGGGCCGGGCACAGGCGGAGCCTGCGAGGCCTGGCTGCCCTGCGAGCCGGGCACCTCGTCCTGGGGGTCTCGCCACGTGCTGACTACCATTGCCATATCTATGGGGGCCGCGTCCGGACTTCCTGCTCCCCTggctgcgggcggcggcggctcccgggTCTCGGGCTCCGGCGCGCCGCCTTTTGTGTGTGCGAGGGTGCGAGAGGGCGCGGGAGGGCGCCCCGGGTGGCTCGGGGGCTGGTTGGTTGAGGTtgattagtttttccttttttgtttctgcttttgcaAAGTTTTGTCGATTGCTTGTCTGGCCcggtgtgtttgttttgtttgtttccctcgGCTCAGCTTTGTTGGTTTCGGGGGGCTTTCCGcccggaggggaggggaaggggccaggggagagagagtgggagcaaaacgtggagagagagggaggggagggagagctgCAAGTCGATTGTCTGGCTTCAAGACAGAAGTAggaggcaaaacaaaaaaaaaaaaaaaaaaaatctctccaaagATCtcgctcgctctcactctctccctccctctctcgtTCACTCTCTCGCTCTCAGAGCTGGTGTGCCGAGGAGTTGGagtaggaggaggaagaggaggaggaggaagaggaggaggaggaggaggaggaggaggaggaggaggaggaggaggaggaggaggaggagaggcgaCTGTCCGGGGGCCAAGTCCAGGGCAGCCCACAGTCAGCCATTCAGGAAAGCCATCGAAATCAGGAGGACTGGGAGAGCGGAGGCGCCGGTCGCGGGCGCGCCCAGAGAGCCGGGCAGGCCGGGGCGGAGGCCGGCGGCCCGCGGAGTGGCCGGAGCGCTGCCCGGGTCCGGGGGAATCAGCATGAAAGTGGTCCGCGTCGGGCGCTGCGCGGCGTCGTCCTGGCGctgggccgccgccgccgcctgccaCGGGCGCCCGGCGCGCGCCTCGCTCGCtctggccgccgccgcccgctTTCGCCGGATGGAGGCCGCTCGCCGCTCCCTGCGggccgcccgggccgccgccgccgccggagccgccgccgccgccgccgaagCCGCCGGGTCGGGCCCGGAGCCGCCGCGTctagcgccgccgccgccgctgaagccgctgctgccgctgctgccgccgccggagccgctgctgctgctgctgccgccgccgcctcaCACACATAGGGAAAGAGTCAACTCGCCGGCGGCGGGGGAGAAatgataaaagagagagaggagggcagatCACCACCTAGAAGCACATCCTTCGTGCGCagaggggggagaaaaagacggagagaaagaatgaaagaagggaaaaaaggcagCACGGCACCCGGAGAAAGGAGGCAACtcggggagaggaggaggaggagaagaaaacacacacgcgcgcacgcacacacacaccgcggagagaaaagaacagagaatcaAAGTGATCAAATATGCTAAAAAGGGGGGCGCGGGAGGGAATGCGATTTATAGGCGCCGGGGCTGGCAGAAGTGGCTTCTCCGCGATCAGCTCACTGAGCTCTCTATATAGTGAACTTTGACACGACTGCTGCAACTTAGCGCACGTTGCCATGGAGACGGCGCGCCTTATAAGGCAGCAGCCGGGGTTGGCCTGGCCAGGCGCGCGCGCGCCGCCCCCTCGTCGTCATTGGCCGGAGCGCGGCGGCCCCGCCATGGCGGCCGCGGGCTCAGCCCGGTCCTAGCGCGAGCGGCGTCGCGGCCGccgcgcggggcgcgcggggggccccggggggcggggagggggcggccgcgccgccgccgccgccgccgccgccgccgcgcgggGGATGGGCCCGGGCCGGCCCCGGGCGCGCGGCCCCCGAGCTCTCCAGGAGGCACCCCGCGCCGGAGGTTTCCGCCCCGGCGGGGAGAGGAGCGCGGCGCGCACACACAACGCCTCTTAAAGGCTCCGCGAGAGGCTTCGGATGGAATCGAGGGCTTCGCCTCCCGCAACTTGGCGCTGCCGTGAAATCCGTCGCTCGCGCACCACCCGGGACTCCCGGCGCATCTCTGTGCCCACCAtgccagagagagaaaagttcCCCGGTTTCTTtgaagaggggtgggggtggggggggtgggggaggaaggtgcCGCGAACCGAGCCTGGAGGCATTTTCCAAACGAAAAGATTTGGCCAAATCCGGGTGATGGTAGACCCTGCTCTTAATCAACTCTGATCACTTGCTTGGttttgtggcttttttctttttatttatttattttcccctttttcgaagaagaagaagaagaaaaaaaagaaacaaaagccgtTTAGCCTCTGTCTTTTCCTTGTAGGGTTAACATTTCACAGGTATGTGGCCTGACATTTTAATTGCTCACATAAAGCGTCTCGGATGCTGAGAAGCACAAGTAGACTTCATCTCATTGTCATGACGCAATTAAAATCAATTTTCCTCAACTTTATTCCCTCTCATTAGTTATAGCTAACTCTCAAGCCACGGTCCTGCCACATACCCAAGGGTGGAGAGAGGTGAATAGACCGTCCTGCCCGCTGATGGACAAGCGGaggcagcctcccagcctcccctgtGCATATACCCTCTGTACACACATGTAAGCGCACATGTATCAGATGCACATTTGTCAATGTACACAGACAAAGGCTTCAGCGACCGTGCTTCTAGGTCATGGAACAGTTGAGTACCAACTTCATTGTTCCTCAAGTTCCTTTTAAGCATCCATAAAGTCATTAAAACACAACCCGAGATTCTGCTCCAAATTGGGAATAATACCAAGTACAACTCAGGAGAACCACACACAAGCCACAGTCTATCTCAGGAGATTCAGTAAGAACAACTTCATAGCCTGTGCCATTCCGTTCAATGTGCTAAAATCATCAACAGGGGATGTGTCTCCGAATTCCAGGGCGTTTGGTCTTAAACATCAAACATCTAGAATTGACCCCACAGAATGCACTGTATTTCAACGCAGTAACCTTTCGGTTTAATCAAAGGGAAGTTAGTGAATTGTAATTATTCAACATATATGGAACAACATTTTGACACCCTCATACACATTTTTTGCAGCAAGAAAAACTGTAAACTGGCGAGCCAGCCAGGTTTATGAACAATTAGAATATTTTACACAAAACACGCGGAGCT
The Canis lupus baileyi chromosome 2, mCanLup2.hap1, whole genome shotgun sequence genome window above contains:
- the NR2F2 gene encoding COUP transcription factor 2 isoform X3; its protein translation is MQAVWDLEQGKYGFAVQRGRMPPTQPTHGQFALTNGDPLNCHSYLSGYISLLLRAEPYPTSRFGSQCMQPNNIMGIENICELAARMLFSAVEWARNIPFFPDLQITDQVALLRLTWSELFVLNAAQCSMPLHVAPLLAAAGLHASPMSADRVVAFMDHIRIFQEQVEKLKALHVDSAEYSCLKAIVLFTSDACGLSDVAHVESLQEKSQCALEEYVRSQYPNQPTRFGKLLLRLPSLRTVSSSVIEQLFFVRLVGKTPIETLIRDMLLSGSSFNWPYMAIQ
- the NR2F2 gene encoding COUP transcription factor 2 isoform X1 codes for the protein MAMVVSTWRDPQDEVPGSQGSQASQAPPVPGPPPGAPHTPQTPGQGGPASTPAQTAAGGQGGPGGPGGDKQQQQQHIECVVCGDKSSGKHYGQFTCEGCKSFFKRSVRRNLSYTCRANRNCPIDQHHRNQCQYCRLKKCLKVGMRREAVQRGRMPPTQPTHGQFALTNGDPLNCHSYLSGYISLLLRAEPYPTSRFGSQCMQPNNIMGIENICELAARMLFSAVEWARNIPFFPDLQITDQVALLRLTWSELFVLNAAQCSMPLHVAPLLAAAGLHASPMSADRVVAFMDHIRIFQEQVEKLKALHVDSAEYSCLKAIVLFTSDACGLSDVAHVESLQEKSQCALEEYVRSQYPNQPTRFGKLLLRLPSLRTVSSSVIEQLFFVRLVGKTPIETLIRDMLLSGSSFNWPYMAIQ
- the NR2F2 gene encoding COUP transcription factor 2 isoform X2 — its product is MPPRTLHPARRARDPEAEWSVRGPRRPSPERASEAKCAALAARACLGGGLRGVLPGSRRLPAVQRGRMPPTQPTHGQFALTNGDPLNCHSYLSGYISLLLRAEPYPTSRFGSQCMQPNNIMGIENICELAARMLFSAVEWARNIPFFPDLQITDQVALLRLTWSELFVLNAAQCSMPLHVAPLLAAAGLHASPMSADRVVAFMDHIRIFQEQVEKLKALHVDSAEYSCLKAIVLFTSDACGLSDVAHVESLQEKSQCALEEYVRSQYPNQPTRFGKLLLRLPSLRTVSSSVIEQLFFVRLVGKTPIETLIRDMLLSGSSFNWPYMAIQ
- the NR2F2 gene encoding COUP transcription factor 2 isoform X4 — protein: MPPTQPTHGQFALTNGDPLNCHSYLSGYISLLLRAEPYPTSRFGSQCMQPNNIMGIENICELAARMLFSAVEWARNIPFFPDLQITDQVALLRLTWSELFVLNAAQCSMPLHVAPLLAAAGLHASPMSADRVVAFMDHIRIFQEQVEKLKALHVDSAEYSCLKAIVLFTSDACGLSDVAHVESLQEKSQCALEEYVRSQYPNQPTRFGKLLLRLPSLRTVSSSVIEQLFFVRLVGKTPIETLIRDMLLSGSSFNWPYMAIQ